One genomic window of Rhizomicrobium sp. includes the following:
- a CDS encoding MarR family transcriptional regulator, giving the protein MTEITVSNDLPPAIRRFVLHWGDMGGQWGVNRSVSQIHALLYLAEKPLTAEDIAETLALARSNVSNSLKELQGWGLVRRVPVLGDRRDHFEADTDIWSIAAKIAAGRKERELDPAIAALEACVAEAAGDARLSATAAARLSAMLDFTRTLTGWFDQMSKVPRPTLMALIRLGARIASFLPGKKAK; this is encoded by the coding sequence ATGACAGAAATAACAGTTTCAAACGACCTGCCGCCCGCGATCCGCCGCTTCGTCCTGCACTGGGGCGACATGGGCGGGCAATGGGGGGTCAACCGCTCGGTCAGCCAGATCCACGCGCTGCTCTATCTGGCGGAGAAGCCGCTGACGGCGGAGGACATCGCCGAGACGCTGGCGCTGGCGCGCTCCAACGTGTCGAACTCGCTGAAGGAGCTGCAGGGCTGGGGCCTGGTGCGCCGCGTGCCGGTGCTGGGCGACCGCCGCGACCATTTCGAGGCCGATACCGACATCTGGTCGATCGCCGCCAAGATCGCCGCCGGCCGCAAGGAGCGCGAGCTCGATCCGGCGATCGCCGCGCTGGAGGCCTGCGTCGCCGAGGCGGCGGGCGATGCCAGGCTGTCGGCGACCGCGGCGGCGCGGCTGAGCGCGATGCTCGATTTCACGCGCACCCTGACCGGCTGGTTCGACCAGATGAGCAAGGTGCCCAGGCCGACCTTGATGGCGCTGATCAGGCTCGGCGCGCGGATCGCGAGCTTTCTGCCCGGCAAGAAAGCGAAATAG